ACTCTGTGTATAAGATATAAGCAATTTTAGATATCTGTTCAAATTTATCACATTAAAATTGTACCTGTCGGTCAGCAATTTCTTCACATTTTCAATGACACAAAGTTCCTTCTTTAATTCTGTGTCAGCTTCGTCGTAAGTAAGTTCTGTTCCTCGACGACAATCTCTCATTGAAATACATTCTGCGGTCACGTGTAATGGATCATTCAGaatttctaattctttttctGCATCAGCCTTTTCatcttttaaaaaatgtatttcggAGACTAATTGATGTAATAAAAGGCCAAATACTTCTCCCCATCGTGATAATTCCGTTACTCTATGATAATTGTGttatttaattgattttattgTAAGTCGAAAGTCGATTTTTTTAGCAGGCTTTAAGTCCTCGTTACCTGTCGGCGAGACGAACATTATTCATGTATGTGTCCCATATTGTTTTTACCATTGTTTCCGCACGAACAATTTGCCCTGCATTTCTTAATTCAAATGCCTCTGTACTCCTAGCAGCTGCATTTTGTTGAAGTTCCCATTGCTTAGCATACCAGTCTGCTAATCCTACAATATCAAATGTGATGGTTCATATGTAAGCTAAATGTGACAAAATTACGAATTTCGCTTACCTATGTGCGGTAAAGGTTTTTCATATATACTTGCTGACTTGGccataatttgataaaatttattaataaaaaaagtcaGTAATGGTAAAAAGAGTGAATAAAAAATGTTGCCTTGACAAGAGCAGTGATGAGAATGTTAGTACTAGTTACCAAAGCAACGAAACGTCAAACATAAagttaaatattgatttatgtaattatttgcTTTATTTAGCGATACTGTGACAATGATGGAACTTAAAAATTACGCATAATGTTTGAGTatgtttaaacatttattaaagACGGAGAGGCATTGATTTTTCAGCAGTTTTTTGAAATACCTTTATCTCGAGAAATAAGAATCTAGCTAGCGTGAATTcgagtaatatttttttttttttaaacgctcAATAGAAGTTGTAACACGTATTTTTTCAAAGCAGGACGTAAAATAGCATTGCTTGCGATGAAATGCCAACAATGGAACCTTATAGCATCGTGGTTGGTCATTGTTTCGTTTAACACGATGCAGTCGCTTTATGGCGTTAAGTACCACTCTTGGCACGTTACCACGCGTGAAGCTATTTTGCTTTCTGATTGGAAAAAAAGAACTTGTACCGGAATCTTTCTCGAGCGTTTCCTTAAGTCTGCTCTATCGTTCAGTAAGATTTCATTGTTAACTGAACCCTTACGTTTTgaggtaaattaaaaaatatgccAAAAAATCAATACAAAATCGGAGTCCTgtattaaaaattatctgatagaTTCAGGAAAGCATACAAAATCTTTTTATCCAAATAAACATGGAATAGGCGCAAAATTACGTACCccctatatatatatgaatatccgAAAGTGAATGTTACACCATATGTTGAATTCCTGCAAAAATCACGTAAACAGCATTGAATATAAAACCGTttcttaaatatataaaaaaataaaaatataaatcggtaatatttaaataatttacattttatatttcatatgtatatatatatacatataaaataatactttcgTATCAAACTAAACGGCGCGTTAACTTACGAATGGTCCAATTGGTACGAACGGGGGTTTAATGCGCACACTCCTATAGCTTACTATGCATCGCGCCAAGTTGATGCCATATTGTTTACGGGACGCGGGCTAGAAACTGTGAAACAAGTCTAGAGGGATAAACGTAAGTACTTACACAAGAGAGAATAATATAACGTGTCATTTTCACCGGCTTATTTACAAGGtataattcataaaattattaaaaaaatatacaatttctgTAATTTCCTACTGTATGTGGGATTAGTATGCGAAGATTGAGTAGCAaaaacaagcataagaaatcgGAAATGTGGAGTGAGAGTAGTTCGGACGAAAATGGCGTCGCGCGTACAAATATAATCGACAGCGACGATAAAATGAAGGCTGGAAAGGATAACGAAAACGCGGAAATGCCAAAAAGAGGTGCTGCGAAAAAGCGTGCATCTCGTAGTCGTCATAGTCAAAAGGAAGCACTCGAAAATTTGGACGTAGAAGCGGAAGAAGAAGATACTCAATCCGCGGACGCCGAAGAAGAGAAGAATGTGGAAAAGGGTGGAGCGAGTAAAAAACTTAAGAAAGAAGATCAAAAGAGTAATATTATAAAAGACGGAAATAATAAAGATGAATATGAGGTATAATATAacatatatgcatatatatatatcgtgCTTGTTGTGTTCGTTCTACAGTGGCAGTCATTTACATGATGCCAAGAAGCCGCGTTTAGGGACGCATTTGGGACTGGCGTCATATCATTGAAAAATGCGGGAACTGTTTTTGACacatcattttataaatattaaacttgTTCTTTCTTTTGCAAGAAAGTTTTTGTAATATAGATTCAATTGATTAATGGTGCGTAATATATTGTTCGTAAATTCTATACGACGCGCTTCGCGGGAGAGAGGGGCGGGAGGGACGGGACGGGGCAGGGGAGGGAGTCGTTGGGTACGTATGCATATGTATGCATGCGCGCGTACTTATGTATAATACAGACATTTCTATATATAAATGCATTTGATGACCATATAAGACGACATAAGTAAACAATTTAAAACAATAATTAGAAATGAGTATTCGTTTATAgtttataatatgtattaaatatatattgctCAATATTAAATCGCCCCCTTCCCTTTTTCTTAAATATCGCAATGTGCGCTAAACATAAATGTTTCTTTAATATTAACAACAATTGTACTAACCAGGTGGAGAAAATTGTAGGTCAACGTACTATTAAGGGTCGACGTCAATTTTTGATTAGATGGAAAGGATATGGAGAGGATTCTGATACTtgggaacaagaagaagatctTAATTGTTCACAATTGATTGAGGAATTTCTAGCTGAAGATGAAGAAAATCATGAAGAGATTAAGCCTAAAAAGTCTGAAAATTCTGCAAAATCACCAAAGAAAGTTGCAGAAGTGGACAGAAAATCCAAAAaacttaaaaataatacaaaaagaaaatcagaGAATGGTAGAAAATTTTATAGACTGATGATAAAGCTATTACTTGTTTGTATAAAATTACACTGTAACTGTTTTTTACTTTAAGATAAACAGATAACTGCAGATGAtggaaaaaatgataaagacGATCAAAAGGAATTTGAAGTAGAGAAAATCATAGAAGTACAGTACAAGAAAAATAAAACCAGGGAATTTTTAATTCGTTGGAAAGGTTTTACATCAGCAGATGATACATGGGAACcggaagaaaatttaaattgtcctGAACTGATCGCAAAATTCAtgcaaaaagtagaaaaagccAGAACCATGGAAGCACGCGAACTTAGAGCAAATCGTCCCCATACAAAACGATACACACTGACAACACATGAACATGGAAGAAGATTGTCGCGAAGAAATATGGATAAACAAAGGTAACTTTCAAAATAATTGGAATTTCTCTTCGTATTAGTGCtaatttatatatctttttGCAGAGCTACGTATCATGAATGTGATGAATAAATGAACATAAAGTAATAAGGTCACTTAAAagtttatatacatatgtgtgtatacatgtatgtatatacttaAAATACATACGTGTTTTGTAGTGTTACAGAAAAAAAATGACATATGATTAAAGATGGAACTACGAATCAGTTATTTTGAACATAAATTTTGCACATATATAAAGTGATTGAGCATTAACTTTGTGATTGTTGAATAATTGAATCATTTTctcattttatcattttatcatatcttataatattgaatgattttatattatacatcATTAAAATTGTGTAACCAGACTTTATTACATTAAAATAAGCCTGTTCACAAGATGTCCGGAATGTCACCATCTGCTTTAAACATGACTCTCTGGGCAAGAATGACAGAAGTGGTAACATTAGTAGAGGGAGCCATTTTCGCCTGCCTCCATTTCTTGATCTCTCTTTTACATTCTCTGTTAAATGATTTGGTTTTGTTTTTGTACGATATTCTTCTCGGTGGTTAACTGTTTTCGGAAGAAAATTTTTGGACAGATTTATATTTAAGACAAAAATATATAGCatcctatttaaaaaaaataaaatcattttacatAGGCAAAGTTAATGTGTCATCCTTCGTACATATGTTGTATAAGTGTTTAATTTTACAATGGacaaaataagaaatttcattatgtagtaatttttaagtttattaataaaaataattcgatTTAAATAATCCGTaatctgtaatatttttatacttcttttCATGCATTTAAATATAGCAGTAGATCAACAGatgaacgtttaaaaattctgtTCTAAAATGTCTGAAAAATGTGGAAGACCTTAAAacgtaatattaaataatactttttAATGCATACATTCTTTTGACTTACTTAAAATGGAATTCATTATTCTATTACTCTTAAATAATTAGGTTAAGATGTATTTactacaattttaataaaaatttatccctattatgatccttatataaataattctaaaaaatgtaattttttatatgaaagaaacttgtattaaatgattattaagCATTTTTATGAAGGAAATCtaataaagtttaaaaattagtttttgtaaagaatttgTGAACAAAACAAGAAACAGAAGCATATAATGCTTACAACTGTTTTATTCTGCAATTCAGATATTTTACCAATAAAGaatgaagaatttttctttagaTAATGTGTATAACTTATACTTGATATCAAAACACTAACATTATATGaaagtttcataaaattctCTATTTCAAAGTACCtatcatattaaaattaaacgtaTGGAAGTGAAACGGACTGAGATGGAAATATTTAGGACCAAAAAAACGTATTACGACGATCTCAATGAAACTAAAAATGGTTCTGATAGTTTTTGGGAAATATTTATCGCATTATGTGTcgttttgattttaattattgtatttataaCCTGCTATCATTATATCCATGGAAAGATCATTTACATTATTTGCAAAAGGTCTATTGAATTTTTTAtactatattataaatatatgtattattttcataatattcatacttgtatacatatatttagttggcaaaatactaaaattacattaataaagaTGTTTCACATGGCTAAATAAGAAAAACGACACCGATGACAACGTTACAATAAAAAACGAAAGCAACCGGGGTACGACACGGCGGAGGTCTATGATTTTAAAACCCCATAAAAAATTTAACgatcaaaaagaaaaattatataaaactaaATCTTATGCGTTCAGGACTCCCTTAcaggtattaaaaaaaaaatgcatcaGAAATTGTATATAACTaaacttgattatttaatttttataaatacaatgacaattaggaaaagaaaaaattactttCTTCTCATACGGATAAAACTATAACTTCTAGTAGCAATATTGCTCTGACAAAacgattatttttaaaactatcTGTTTTATCGTCTGATACTTCTAATAAAAATGGCCATGATCAAACATCAAATAATTGGAACACATGCAATGAACAATGTACTCAAAGAAATGAAAAGTTTTATCAAAATTCCCATAAGGTACCATCTAAATACTAACATTATTATCTCACACATATTtcaaattacttttctttttctctttaggGCGAAAAAAGTATCTGCTTTTCAGACACGGACGTGAAATTTCTAGTGATACCTGTATCTTCGAAAAAGtcgaatgaaaatagaaataaggAAATATGTAAATGGAATTCGAAAGATAACAATTATGATATACGAAACAATACCAGTTCCAAACTGATAGAACTTCAATACGAAAATAGAGATTCATTCAGTAATAATGTGCAAAAATATGAAGTATCTACttctaaattaaatttaccCTGTTCTTTTGTATCAAAAAATGTAGCTACCGATTCGTTATCAAATTCTGTAGTAAATCAATTGGATATTTTACCAAACTTATCTCTTAACAAATTGAAAAGGTTCTTAGCTGTTCACAATAATACCAAATTTGGtttaaatgtaataattatttgaaatattcatatAGGTCAACGAATTCTCACATTGGTTCTACGGTATCAGGGGTGTCTAATGCAACTCATTTAAAATCAGAAGAAAATAGTTTCATGGATGTTGCGGATAGTGCTACTATATCCGAAATAGataaattacaaagaaaaaagtCAGATGAATATAACGTAtattcgaagaaaatgaagatgaaaatgaaatcgTCGATGGATATGTTAAGAAATCAAATAAAAGAGATAAattctgaaagaaaaattaaatcggAAGATAATCTTATGGTTCtctcaattaaaaatgaaaatactaaaaattattttatgtttaaaaaggATATTACTTCCATACATGAACAGTATATTGAGAGCCCTTTAACCTCACTGAATCATAGTTCAGAAACGAACGAAATTTATGATGAATTAGGAATATTATTTTCACAATACATGAAACTTCAAATAAAATCATGTAGAAGAAAATATTGTATTAGATCgcgacatttaaaaaaaatacaacacaGCACAAGAAAAT
This Osmia lignaria lignaria isolate PbOS001 chromosome 9, iyOsmLign1, whole genome shotgun sequence DNA region includes the following protein-coding sequences:
- the LOC117608970 gene encoding uncharacterized protein LOC117608970, coding for MRRLSSKNKHKKSEMWSESSSDENGVARTNIIDSDDKMKAGKDNENAEMPKRGAAKKRASRSRHSQKEALENLDVEAEEEDTQSADAEEEKNVEKGGASKKLKKEDQKSNIIKDGNNKDEYEVEKIVGQRTIKGRRQFLIRWKGYGEDSDTWEQEEDLNCSQLIEEFLAEDEENHEEIKPKKSENSAKSPKKVAEVDRKSKKLKNNTKRKSENDKQITADDGKNDKDDQKEFEVEKIIEVQYKKNKTREFLIRWKGFTSADDTWEPEENLNCPELIAKFMQKVEKARTMEARELRANRPHTKRYTLTTHEHGRRLSRRNMDKQRATYHECDE
- the LOC117608951 gene encoding uncharacterized protein LOC117608951 isoform X2; this translates as MEVKRTEMEIFRTKKTYYDDLNETKNGSDSFWEIFIALCVVLILIIVFITCYHYIHGKIIYIICKRCFTWLNKKNDTDDNVTIKNESNRGTTRRRSMILKPHKKFNDQKEKLYKTKSYAFRTPLQGEKSICFSDTDVKFLVIPVSSKKSNENRNKEICKWNSKDNNYDIRNNTSSKLIELQYENRDSFSNNVQKYEVSTSKLNLPCSFVSKNVATDSLSNSVVNQLDILPNLSLNKLKRSTNSHIGSTVSGVSNATHLKSEENSFMDVADSATISEIDKLQRKKSDEYNVYSKKMKMKMKSSMDMLRNQIKEINSERKIKSEDNLMVLSIKNENTKNYFMFKKDITSIHEQYIESPLTSLNHSSETNEIYDELGILFSQYMKLQIKSCRRKYCIRSRHLKKIQHSTRKCQVRFNYHQIYPYDQRPTCNCGNICEDTYDELKLMSTLPLERKNIYYEMFTRRKQFLNQPCILINQEFISN
- the LOC117608951 gene encoding uncharacterized protein LOC117608951 isoform X3 is translated as MILKPHKKFNDQKEKLYKTKSYAFRTPLQEKKKLLSSHTDKTITSSSNIALTKRLFLKLSVLSSDTSNKNGHDQTSNNWNTCNEQCTQRNEKFYQNSHKGEKSICFSDTDVKFLVIPVSSKKSNENRNKEICKWNSKDNNYDIRNNTSSKLIELQYENRDSFSNNVQKYEVSTSKLNLPCSFVSKNVATDSLSNSVVNQLDILPNLSLNKLKRSTNSHIGSTVSGVSNATHLKSEENSFMDVADSATISEIDKLQRKKSDEYNVYSKKMKMKMKSSMDMLRNQIKEINSERKIKSEDNLMVLSIKNENTKNYFMFKKDITSIHEQYIESPLTSLNHSSETNEIYDELGILFSQYMKLQIKSCRRKYCIRSRHLKKIQHSTRKCQVRFNYHQIYPYDQRPTCNCGNICEDTYDELKLMSTLPLERKNIYYEMFTRRKQFLNQPCILINQEFISN
- the LOC117608951 gene encoding uncharacterized protein LOC117608951 isoform X1, with product MEVKRTEMEIFRTKKTYYDDLNETKNGSDSFWEIFIALCVVLILIIVFITCYHYIHGKIIYIICKRCFTWLNKKNDTDDNVTIKNESNRGTTRRRSMILKPHKKFNDQKEKLYKTKSYAFRTPLQEKKKLLSSHTDKTITSSSNIALTKRLFLKLSVLSSDTSNKNGHDQTSNNWNTCNEQCTQRNEKFYQNSHKGEKSICFSDTDVKFLVIPVSSKKSNENRNKEICKWNSKDNNYDIRNNTSSKLIELQYENRDSFSNNVQKYEVSTSKLNLPCSFVSKNVATDSLSNSVVNQLDILPNLSLNKLKRSTNSHIGSTVSGVSNATHLKSEENSFMDVADSATISEIDKLQRKKSDEYNVYSKKMKMKMKSSMDMLRNQIKEINSERKIKSEDNLMVLSIKNENTKNYFMFKKDITSIHEQYIESPLTSLNHSSETNEIYDELGILFSQYMKLQIKSCRRKYCIRSRHLKKIQHSTRKCQVRFNYHQIYPYDQRPTCNCGNICEDTYDELKLMSTLPLERKNIYYEMFTRRKQFLNQPCILINQEFISN